In Rutidosis leptorrhynchoides isolate AG116_Rl617_1_P2 chromosome 2, CSIRO_AGI_Rlap_v1, whole genome shotgun sequence, one genomic interval encodes:
- the LOC139889413 gene encoding uncharacterized protein produces MYWVHWDQALTSYDEGGLNVESILAFNNALLLKWVWRFVSREGSIWSQIIRQTQVIPNNGLRVKLENGRNTCFRTNNWRGDSPLNIKFNRLYHLDLDGDCKVADRVHNGNWVWIWKRDIGPRNSASLQELIELLGQVSAADGLDRWEWTLTSDGIYSVSYSRSIIDGYLLPTDNIVTR; encoded by the exons ATGTATTGGGTTCATTGGGATCAAGCACTTACGTCTTATGATGAAGGTGGCTTGAATGTTGAAAGTATCCTTGCGTTCAACAACGCTTTACTCCTTAAATGGGTGTGGCGGTTCGTTTCACGCGAAGGTTCGATTTGGTCACAAATTATAAGG CAAACTCAAGTTATTCCCAATAATGGGCTTCGTGTAAAGTTGGAAAATGGTAGAAACACTTGTTTTAGGACCAATAATTGGAGAGGCGACAGCCCATTAAATATCAAATTCAATAGGCTATATCATTTAGATTTAGATGGGGATTGCAAAGTGGCGGATCGAGTTCATAATGGAAATTGGGTCTGGATTTGGAAAAGGGATATTGGGCCTCGAAATTCAGCATCTCTTCAGGAACTAATTGAGTTGTTGGGCCAAGTTTCTGCTGCGGATGGCTTGGATAGATGGGAATGGACTTTAACATCTGATGGTATATATAGTGTTAGCTATTCAAGATCCATTATAGATGGTTATTTGCTTCCTACTGATAACATCGTTACTAGATGA